In the genome of Streptomyces sp. P3, the window CCAGGTCACCTGGCTGTGGATTAGTGGACAAAGGATATCCACAGGCTGTGGATAAAGAAACGGTCCACAGCCTGTGCACGGAGTTGTCCACGGACCGCCCACAGGCTGCGGCCAGTTGTCCCCAGCGATCTTGGGCTTCTCCACACGTCTGTCCACTGTTCGGCAACTCGGCGCGCGTTCTCACCGGCTCGAGTGAAAGGCGTCACACGAAGGTGCCGGAGCGCCCTGTGGGAAACGGCGCCAAACCTGGGGACGGCGCTGGGGAGAACTCGCCCCTCCCTGTGCACGGCGTGTGCAGAACTTTCTGTTCTCCACAGAAGGCCCAAGTTGTCCACCGGCTCCGCCCACAGGGTCGGTGGACAAAATATCGCCTCTGAGCTGCGAAAACGCAGTTATCCACCGTTTCCACAGCCCCTACTACTACTCCCGACTAGAGAGAGCGAGAAATCCGTTTAGAAGGGGGTCCTGTGCACAACTCGCTCTTCGGTGCCCGGCTGCCCCTCGTCACGACTTGACCCCGAGGGGCACCTACTGTCAGTGCGGTGCGTCAGACTGGTCCCCGGTGGTCCTGCCCCACACCGGGGCCGACCACACCGAGACAGCGACGGAAGCCAGGCAGGGCGAGAAGCGCCGGCAACAGCAGGAGGCGGCAAGAGTGAAGATCCGGGTGGAACGCGACGTACTCGCGGAGGCCGTGGCCTGGGCGGCGCGCAGCCTCCCGGCCCGCCCGCCGGCGCCGGTCCTCGCCGGCCTGCTGCTGAAGGCGGAGGACGGGCAGCTGAGCCTGTCCAGCTTCGACTACGAGGTCTCCGCCCGGGTCTCGGTGGACGCCGAGACCGAGGAGGAGGGCACGGTCCTCGTCTCCGGCCGGCTCCTCGCCGACATCTGCCGCGCCCTGCCCAACCGCCCGGTGGAGATCTCCACAGACGGTGTACGGGCGACGGTGGTCTGCGGTTCCTCGCGGTTCACCCTGCACACGCTGCCGGTGGAGGAGTACCCGTCGCTGCCGCAGATGCCGAACGCGACCGGCACGGTCCCCGGCGAGGTCTTCGCCTCCGCGGCCGCCCAGGTCGCCATCGCCGCCGGGCGCGACGACACGCTGCCGGTGCTGACCGGCGTGCGCATCGAGATCGAGGGCGACACCGTCACGCTCGCCTCCACCGACCGCTACCGCTTCGCCGTCCGCGAGTTCCTGTGGAAGCCGGAGAACCCCGAGGCCTCCGCGGTCGCCCTGGTGCCCGCCAAGACGCTCCTGGACACCGCCAAGGCCCTCACGAGCGGCGACAGCGTCACCCTGGCCCTGTCGGGCGGCGGCTCGGGCGAAGGCCTGATCGGCTTCGAGGGCGCGGGCCGGCGCACCACGACGCGCCTCCTGGAGGGCGACCTCCCGAAGTACCGCACGCTGTTCCCGACCGAGTTCAACTCCGTCGCCGTGATCGAGACCGCCCCCTTCGTGGAGGCCGTCAAGCGCGTGGCGCTGGTCGCGGAGCGCAACACCCCGGTGCGGCTCAGCTTCGAGCAGGGTGTGCTCATCCTGGAGGCCGGTTCCAGCGACGACGCACAGGCTGTGGAGCGGGTCGACGCCCAGCTCGAGGGCGACGACATCTCGATCGCCTTCAACCCGACCTTCCTGCTGGACGGCCTGAGCGCCATCGACTCCCCGGTCGCCCAGCTCTCCTTCACGACGTCCACCAAGCCCGCGCTGCTGAGCGGCAAGCCCGCGCTGGACGCGGAGGCGGACGACGCCTACAAGTACCTGATCATGCCGGTGCGGCTGAGCGGCTGAGCGGTCGGCGGCCCGGTCGCCCGACGTCGTCCACAGGCTGTGGCCGAACGGTCCCCGGTCTGTGGACGAAGCCGCAGGTGAGCGACGAGATGGGTGGTACGTCTGAGCGCGTATGCCCACAGGTGTGCGTGAGGGTCCGGGTTTAGGCTCGGACCGGGGCACGAGGTGCCTCACACGCCACACAGCGACCTAAGGAACAACTGATGGAGCTCGGTCTCGTCGGCCTCGGCAAGATGGGCGGCAACATGCGCGAGCGGATCCGCCGCGCCGGCCACACCGTCGTCGGATTCGACCGCAACCCGGACCTCGCCGACGTCCACAGCCTCGAAGAGCTGGTGGGCAAGCTCAAGGGCCCGCGCGTGGTCTGGGTGATGGTTCCGGCCGGCGCCGCCACCCAGTCGACTGTCGACGAGCTCGCCGAGCTGCTGGAGCCCGGCGACGTCGTGGTGGACGGCGGCAACTCCCGCTGGACGGACGACGAGAAGCACGCCGAGGAGCTCGCCGCCAAGGGCATCGGCTTCGTCGACTGCGGTGTCTCCGGCGGCGTCTGGGGCCTGGAGAACGGCTACGCGCTGATGTACGGCGGCGAGGCGGAGAACGTCGCCAAGGTGCAGCCGGTCTTCGACGCGCTCAAGCCCGAGGGCGACTTCGGCGCGGTGCACGCCGGCAGGGTCGGCGCCGGCCACTTCGCCAAGATGGTCCACAACGGCATCGAGTACGCCATGATGCAGGCCTACGCCGAGGGCTGGGAACTGCTCGAGAAGGTCGACTCGGTCACGGACGTGCGCGAGGTCTTCCGCTCCTGGCAGGAGGGCACGGTCATCCGGTCCTGGCTGCTGGACCTCGCCGTCAACGCCCTCGACGAGGACGAGCACCTCGACAAGCTGCGCGGCTTCGCCCAGGACTCCGGCGAGGGCCGGTGGACGGTCGAGGCGGCCATCGACAACGCTGTGCCGCTGCCCGCGATCACGGCCTCGCTGTTCGCGCGGTTCGCCTCCCGGCAGGACGACTCGCCGCAGATGAAGATGATCTCCGCGCTGCGCAACCAGTTCGGCGGCCACGCCGTCGAGAAGAAGTAATCCACAGGGTCGCCCCGCGATCCACAACCCTGGGGGAGGTCGGGACACGACCATGCACGTCACGCATCTGTCGCTGGCCGACTTCCGCTCGTACGCCCGGGTCGAAGTTCCGCTCGACCCGGGCGTCACCGCTTTCGTGGGCCCCAACGGGCAGGGCAAGACGAACCTCGTCGAGGCCGTCGGCTACCTCGCCACCCTCGGCAGCCACCGGGTCTCCTCGGACGCGCCCCTGGTCCGCATGGGCTGCGACCGCGCGATCGTCCGGGCGCAGGTCAGACAGGGCGAGCG includes:
- the dnaN gene encoding DNA polymerase III subunit beta; translated protein: MKIRVERDVLAEAVAWAARSLPARPPAPVLAGLLLKAEDGQLSLSSFDYEVSARVSVDAETEEEGTVLVSGRLLADICRALPNRPVEISTDGVRATVVCGSSRFTLHTLPVEEYPSLPQMPNATGTVPGEVFASAAAQVAIAAGRDDTLPVLTGVRIEIEGDTVTLASTDRYRFAVREFLWKPENPEASAVALVPAKTLLDTAKALTSGDSVTLALSGGGSGEGLIGFEGAGRRTTTRLLEGDLPKYRTLFPTEFNSVAVIETAPFVEAVKRVALVAERNTPVRLSFEQGVLILEAGSSDDAQAVERVDAQLEGDDISIAFNPTFLLDGLSAIDSPVAQLSFTTSTKPALLSGKPALDAEADDAYKYLIMPVRLSG
- the gnd gene encoding phosphogluconate dehydrogenase (NAD(+)-dependent, decarboxylating) gives rise to the protein MELGLVGLGKMGGNMRERIRRAGHTVVGFDRNPDLADVHSLEELVGKLKGPRVVWVMVPAGAATQSTVDELAELLEPGDVVVDGGNSRWTDDEKHAEELAAKGIGFVDCGVSGGVWGLENGYALMYGGEAENVAKVQPVFDALKPEGDFGAVHAGRVGAGHFAKMVHNGIEYAMMQAYAEGWELLEKVDSVTDVREVFRSWQEGTVIRSWLLDLAVNALDEDEHLDKLRGFAQDSGEGRWTVEAAIDNAVPLPAITASLFARFASRQDDSPQMKMISALRNQFGGHAVEKK